The following coding sequences lie in one Cydia strobilella chromosome 16, ilCydStro3.1, whole genome shotgun sequence genomic window:
- the LOC134748282 gene encoding dynein axonemal assembly factor 10 has protein sequence MESLDTPQIITHIEHNINHSIFDCKWIPCSAKFVVIGCIPKGHGTVEIFEITAGEVKKIKEIERPNSFKCGTFGATSDVERRLATGDFKGTLEIWDLEKSCQVYITKEHTDIINSIDGMGGSTIGCGAPEIVTGSRDGTVKVWDPRQRGKPVANMQPVKGEGKRDCWSVCFGNSFNDSERIVVAGYDNGDLKMFDLRTMSLRWECNLKNGVCHAEFDRKDIPMNKLVATTLEGKFHVFDVRTQNPTKGFAQVLENSVKSGTVWVARHLPQNRDLFVTCSGNGQASLWKYEYPEQRFRTDQQGVSVGVPGTLKRLQRMVVSTQPINALDWNRDHLGLAVATAYDQYVRVIVTTKLNIQ, from the exons ATGGAAAGCCTGGATACTCCCCAAATCATAACACACATTGAGCACAACATCAATCACTCCATATTTGATTGCAAATGGATTCCTTGCTCTGCAAAGTTTGTTGTTATTGGTTGCATACCCAAAGGACATGGAACGGTCGAAATCTTTGAAATAACTGCAGGTGAAGTAAAGAAAATAAAGGAGATTGAAAGGCCGAACTCTTTTAAATGTGGAACGTTCGGTGCGACCAGCGATGTGGAGAGAAGATTGGCTACAGGCGATTTTAAGGGTACTTTAGAAATATG GGATTTGGAAAAGAGCTGCCAAGTGTACATAACAAAGGAGCACACAGACATCATAAACTCTATAGATGGCATGGGTGGCAGCACAATCGGTTGTGGGGCACCAGAAATTGTCACCGGCAGCAGAGATG GCACAGTAAAAGTTTGGGATCCAAGACAACGGGGCAAGCCCGTGGCAAACATGCAACCAGTCAAAGGTGAGGGCAAGAGGGACTGCTGGTCTGTCTGCTTCGGGAACTCATTCAACGACTCAGAACGCATTGTGGTGGCCGGCTATGATAATGGAGACCTCAAGATGTTTGATTTGAGGACCATGTCATTGAGATGGGAATGTAACTTGAAGAATGGG GTATGCCACGCAGAGTTTGATCGTAAAGACATCCCCATGAATAAACTAGTGGCGACCACGCTCGAGGGCAAATTCCACGTGTTCGATGTGCGCACTCAGAATCCTACCAAGGGATTTGCgcag GTATTAGAAAATTCAGTGAAAAGCGGCACCGTTTGGGTGGCACGACATCTACCACAGAACCGGGACCTATTCGTCACGTGCTCTGGAAACGGGCAAGCGTCTCTCTGGAAATA CGAATACCCAGAACAGAGGTTCCGCACGGACCAACAAGGGGTGTCCGTCGGGGTCCCCGGGACCCTGAAGCGACTGCAACGCATGGTCGTAAGCACCCAGCCTATCAACGCTCTGGACTGGAACCGCGATCATCTCGGCCTGGCTGTGGCTACTGCCTACGACCAGTACGTGAGGGTTATTGTGACGACTAAGCTCAATATacaataa